A genomic stretch from Candidatus Zixiibacteriota bacterium includes:
- a CDS encoding DinB family protein — MVTISSIHRILTRDLEALRRELRAYPNEADIWKVSSGVNNSAGSLARHLTGGLSHFIGTVIGDNGYVRSREEEFGGPPVTRAELERRIDVALASVDDGLSAINDFDLEKPYPVELAGMTFTIGRFLIHLVGHFGYHLGQIDYHRRLVTGSNESINAMYLADLK, encoded by the coding sequence ATGGTAACAATCTCTTCAATTCATCGAATCCTGACGCGGGATTTGGAGGCGTTGCGGCGCGAGCTGCGCGCTTACCCGAACGAAGCCGACATCTGGAAGGTGTCGAGCGGCGTGAATAACTCCGCCGGCTCACTGGCCCGGCATCTGACCGGGGGTCTCAGTCATTTCATCGGAACCGTGATCGGGGATAACGGCTATGTCCGCAGCCGCGAAGAGGAATTCGGCGGACCGCCGGTAACGCGGGCGGAGTTGGAGCGGCGGATCGACGTCGCGCTGGCTTCAGTCGACGACGGACTCAGCGCGATCAACGACTTTGACCTGGAAAAGCCGTATCCGGTCGAGTTAGCCGGGATGACGTTCACGATCGGGCGCTTTCTGATCCACCTTGTCGGCCACTTCGGCTATCATCTGGGCCAGATCGACTACCATCGCCGACTTGTGACCGGCAGCAACGAGTCGATCAACGCCATGTATCTGGCTGATCTGAAATAA
- a CDS encoding NmrA/HSCARG family protein — protein MATKKIIAVVGATGAQGSGLVRAILNDKSGEFAARALTRDVNSDKAKELARLGAEVVAANVDDVESLKRAFAGAYGAFCVTFFWDHFSPEKEMEHARAMAQAAKAAGVKHVIWSTLEDTRKWVPLTDNRLPTLHGKYKVPHFDGKGEADKAFAEAGVPTTYLLTSFYWENFIYFGMGPKETAPGKYAITMPMGDKKLPGISAEDIGKCALGIFKRGGKFIGKTVGIAGDHVTGEQMAKLMTKAIGKEIAYNAVDPETYRNFGFPGADDLGNMFQFKRDFESDFCGARDLEFSRSLNPELQTFERWLENYGARIPLS, from the coding sequence GTGGCTACAAAGAAAATCATAGCGGTTGTCGGCGCGACCGGCGCTCAGGGCAGCGGTTTGGTGCGCGCCATTTTGAATGACAAGTCGGGGGAATTCGCCGCGCGGGCACTGACGCGCGATGTCAATTCGGACAAGGCCAAGGAACTGGCACGGCTGGGCGCGGAAGTGGTTGCGGCCAACGTTGACGACGTCGAGAGCTTGAAGCGGGCTTTCGCCGGCGCGTATGGCGCGTTCTGCGTGACGTTCTTCTGGGATCACTTCTCACCCGAAAAAGAAATGGAGCATGCGCGCGCGATGGCGCAGGCGGCCAAGGCTGCCGGTGTGAAGCATGTCATCTGGTCGACGTTGGAGGACACGCGCAAATGGGTGCCGCTGACCGACAATCGCTTGCCGACGTTGCACGGCAAGTACAAGGTGCCGCACTTTGACGGCAAGGGCGAGGCGGACAAAGCGTTCGCCGAGGCGGGCGTGCCGACGACTTACTTGCTGACGTCGTTCTATTGGGAGAACTTCATCTACTTCGGCATGGGCCCCAAGGAGACCGCGCCGGGTAAGTATGCGATTACGATGCCGATGGGCGACAAGAAACTGCCCGGCATTAGCGCCGAAGACATCGGCAAGTGCGCACTGGGGATTTTCAAACGCGGCGGGAAGTTTATCGGCAAGACGGTCGGCATCGCCGGCGACCACGTGACCGGCGAGCAGATGGCGAAGCTGATGACCAAGGCGATCGGCAAGGAGATCGCTTACAACGCCGTCGATCCGGAAACCTACCGCAATTTCGGCTTCCCTGGCGCCGACGATTTGGGCAACATGTTCCAGTTCAAGCGAGATTTCGAATCTGATTTTTGCGGGGCGCGCGATCTGGAGTTCTCACGCTCTTTGAATCCGGAATTGCAGACCTTTGAGCGCTGGCTCGAGAACTACGGCGCCCGGATACCGTTGTCATAG